The Macaca fascicularis isolate 582-1 chromosome 1, T2T-MFA8v1.1 genome includes a window with the following:
- the LOC102140404 gene encoding olfactory receptor 2D2-like, with protein MQELNQSTVTEFILVGFTSNPRTSPLLFTFFFVFYLLILMSNSLLITLIYQDLHLHTPMYFFISVLSLLDVCYTTTTVPQMLVHILSKKRAISFARCVAQMYIFLLFGVIESWLFSIMSVDRYLAICHPLRYKVIMSRWVCLLMVGICAAYGVLGSMCYTFFAMCLPYCGPNEIDHYFCEVPAVLKLACADTSLNDLVDFIIGFNVIVVPLSLVVIVYANIFATIMKIRSAQGRIKAFSTCASHITVVTMFAIPCIIMYMGPGSGSLSNSGKKMALFYNIATSFLNPVIYSLRNKDVKKAFFKWMGWSRAPE; from the coding sequence ATGCAGGAGCTCAACCAGTCCACCGTGACAGAATTCATTCTAGTGGGCTTCACCTCCAATCCCAGGACCAGTCCTCTGCTCTTCAccttcttctttgtcttttaccTGCTGATTCTCATGAGCAACAGCCTCCTTATCACCCTCATTTACCAGGACTTACACCTGCACACACCCATGTACTTTTTCATCAGTGTCCTCTCCCTGCTGGACGTGTGCTATACCACCACCACCGTGCCCCAGATGCTGGTGCACATTCTCAGCAAGAAGAGGGCCATCTCTTTTGCTAGATGTGTGGCCCAGATGTACATCTTCCTCCTCTTTGGGGTCATTGAGTCATGGCTTTTCTCCATCATGTCCGTGGACAGGTACTTGGCCATCTGCCACCCTCTCAGGTACAAGGTCATCATGAGCCGCTGGGTGTGTCTCCTCATGGTGGGTATCTGTGCAGCCTATGGTGTGCTGGGTAGCATGTGCTATACTTTCTTTGCTATGTGCCTGCCCTATTGTGGGCCTAATGAGATTGACCACTACTTTTGCGAGGTTCCTGCAGTTCTGAAGCTGGCCTGTGCAGACACATCCCTCAATGACCTGGTGGACTTCATTATAGGCTTCAATGTCATTGTGGTCCCGCTCTCCCTGGTTGTCATAGTCTATGCCAACATCTTTGCCACCATCATGAAGATCCGCTCAGCCCAGGGGCGAATCAAAGCCTTTTCCACCTGTGCTTCCCACATCACTGTGGTCACTATGTTTGCCATTCCATGTATCATCATGTATATGGGCCCTGGCTCTGGCTCCTTATCAAACAGCGGAAAGAAAATGGCCCTTTTCTATAACATTGCTACATCCTTCCTCAATCCTGTCATCTACAGTCTAAGGAACAAAGATGTGAAAAAAGCTTTTTTCAAATGGATGGGATGGAGCAGGGCCCCAGAGTAA